A single window of Streptomyces sp. NBC_00464 DNA harbors:
- a CDS encoding phage tail tube protein: MADTRNADLTFGATDYVVYAAAVNTTMPTAFADPASPWVNLGWITTEGGLFKREDETKDVEAAGSLEPIRTLMTKSVKSAQVTFLEAMNPFVRSLYDNVPIADLEPTTDVVTYDLPDKPADLRYAFLFDTMDGDKRMRLYAPNGLVVERGDEQPQTSDVMPLQMTFKFFKGAANAAAVKRSIKYGGIDVTSFFPETP, from the coding sequence ATGGCGGACACCCGCAATGCCGATCTCACTTTCGGCGCAACTGACTACGTCGTCTATGCGGCGGCAGTCAACACGACCATGCCAACCGCGTTCGCGGACCCCGCGAGCCCGTGGGTGAACCTGGGCTGGATCACGACCGAAGGCGGTCTGTTCAAACGCGAGGACGAGACGAAGGACGTCGAAGCGGCGGGCAGCCTGGAGCCGATCCGCACCCTGATGACCAAGTCCGTGAAGTCGGCTCAGGTCACGTTCCTGGAGGCGATGAACCCCTTCGTCCGCTCCCTGTACGACAACGTGCCGATCGCGGATCTGGAGCCCACGACTGACGTCGTGACGTACGACCTCCCTGACAAGCCGGCCGACCTGAGGTACGCGTTCCTCTTCGACACCATGGACGGCGACAAGCGGATGCGGCTCTACGCCCCCAACGGCCTCGTGGTCGAGCGTGGCGACGAGCAGCCGCAGACCAGCGACGTCATGCCGCTGCAGATGACGTTCAAGTTCTTCAAGGGTGCTGCGAACGCTGCGGCCGTGAAGCGCTCCATCAAGTACGGCGGGATCGACGTCACGAGCTTCTTCCCCGAGACGCCGTAA
- a CDS encoding DUF5047 domain-containing protein: MQTVTPQFLQTLTTSHSMVASVTAMYAGSVTVADLPIADGSVTVDRGSKVRRSLSLTIADPKRLPWGALDPLAVYGQTLMVSRGVRYAGGATEMIPLGTFRINEPQGDTLLGPVTLTGQSSECYIIDDKFMVPTSTRGYTTCVDAIEYLIRQTLPSAVIVNATAGARNPSCAVITWNANSDRWDAVQQVALAMQAEIYVDALDRFVIADVPQVLTSRVVWDIAEGEGGTLMESSRQMSRTAVYNAVVASGENTSSNVAPVSAVAYDTGPTSPTRWSGPFGHVPKFISSALWTTVGACQAAADYALFDAIAPNVSTSIDAIPNAALEGGDCIRVSYAGRKELFIVQSVTTPLTAEGSASLVLRGGKEE, from the coding sequence ATGCAGACCGTCACACCGCAGTTCCTGCAGACCCTGACGACGTCCCATTCCATGGTGGCGTCGGTGACCGCCATGTACGCCGGATCCGTAACCGTGGCCGACCTCCCCATTGCGGATGGGTCGGTCACGGTGGATCGCGGGAGCAAGGTACGTCGCTCGCTTTCGCTGACGATCGCAGATCCGAAGCGCCTTCCATGGGGAGCGCTAGACCCTCTCGCAGTCTACGGACAGACGCTGATGGTTTCCCGCGGCGTTCGATACGCCGGCGGAGCCACGGAGATGATTCCGCTTGGCACGTTTCGCATCAACGAGCCGCAGGGGGACACCCTCCTCGGACCGGTCACGCTCACTGGGCAGTCGTCGGAGTGCTACATCATCGACGACAAATTCATGGTGCCGACGTCAACCCGTGGCTACACAACCTGCGTTGACGCGATCGAATATCTGATCCGTCAAACACTTCCCAGTGCCGTAATCGTCAACGCAACGGCAGGCGCGCGAAATCCCTCGTGTGCGGTTATCACTTGGAACGCGAATTCGGACCGTTGGGACGCCGTGCAACAAGTGGCGTTGGCAATGCAGGCAGAGATCTACGTCGACGCTCTGGACCGTTTCGTCATCGCTGACGTTCCGCAGGTGCTGACATCACGCGTTGTGTGGGACATCGCAGAGGGCGAGGGCGGAACGCTCATGGAATCGTCTCGGCAAATGTCACGCACGGCCGTTTACAACGCCGTTGTGGCAAGCGGAGAAAATACCTCCTCCAACGTGGCCCCGGTCAGTGCCGTTGCGTACGACACAGGCCCGACGAGCCCCACGCGATGGAGCGGCCCCTTTGGGCACGTTCCGAAATTCATCTCCTCCGCCCTGTGGACGACCGTCGGAGCCTGCCAGGCAGCTGCGGACTATGCGCTGTTCGACGCCATCGCGCCGAATGTGTCGACGTCGATCGACGCGATTCCGAATGCCGCGCTGGAAGGCGGTGACTGCATTCGCGTGTCCTACGCCGGCCGCAAGGAGCTGTTCATCGTGCAGTCCGTGACGACACCCCTAACAGCAGAGGGATCCGCGTCCCTCGTCCTGCGAGGCGGGAAGGAGGAGTAG
- a CDS encoding peptidoglycan-binding protein LysM → MDSPTAPGRVVWHTTESGHGAGPFKNVGDYLANIGAEPHILYDPTTDRLGQYGPLNESARALKNDGGTRTNRTGRVCIQIEVLARASAPFTGYWKPGPNFVALMRAIRSWGVPDSWPGGSCAPGASRNRTTWATKGGHYGHCHVPGNDHWDPGNIDRAAILKAAPKATPAPATPAKPAKPATKPTVSVAHLNSARAKDIPAATGHTTYPAEVRIVEAALRAEGLLSSNYAADGSWGTKTDEAYNAFRRRVGYTGDAAKGSVGLESLRKLAAKHGFTAKA, encoded by the coding sequence ATGGACTCGCCGACGGCGCCCGGTCGTGTCGTCTGGCACACCACGGAGAGCGGCCACGGTGCCGGTCCGTTCAAGAACGTCGGCGACTACCTGGCCAACATCGGCGCCGAACCTCACATCCTGTACGACCCCACCACGGACCGGCTGGGGCAGTACGGGCCGCTCAACGAGTCCGCCCGCGCGCTGAAGAACGACGGCGGGACGCGGACGAACCGCACCGGTCGCGTCTGTATCCAGATCGAGGTACTCGCCCGCGCGTCCGCACCGTTCACCGGTTACTGGAAGCCTGGCCCCAATTTCGTCGCCCTCATGCGCGCGATCCGCTCGTGGGGAGTCCCCGACTCCTGGCCAGGTGGATCGTGCGCTCCTGGCGCGTCTCGTAACCGCACCACGTGGGCGACGAAGGGTGGCCATTACGGTCACTGCCACGTTCCGGGCAACGACCACTGGGACCCGGGCAACATCGACCGCGCGGCCATCTTGAAGGCTGCTCCGAAGGCGACTCCGGCTCCCGCGACGCCGGCCAAGCCCGCCAAGCCTGCGACGAAGCCGACGGTCTCTGTCGCGCACCTCAACTCTGCCCGCGCGAAGGACATTCCAGCGGCCACAGGCCACACGACCTACCCCGCAGAGGTCAGGATCGTTGAAGCGGCCCTGAGGGCGGAGGGACTGCTCTCCTCGAACTACGCGGCCGACGGCTCGTGGGGGACGAAGACGGACGAGGCATACAACGCTTTCCGACGTCGTGTGGGTTACACCGGGGACGCTGCGAAGGGCTCCGTCGGCCTGGAGTCGCTGAGGAAGCTCGCTGCCAAGCACGGCTTCACCGCGAAGGCGTGA
- a CDS encoding peptidoglycan DD-metalloendopeptidase family protein yields MPDLDIVGGAAVDVVPVIPQFHTKLKALVLPIADKVGEEAGKRMGEAISKNIVIAIPDAINQGGKLGVRAAGKQGDDAGGAFARSIRRKLQAAFKAMPKLDIRLGDTGVDAELARIRAKLEQLSSKRIGIDVSAEAAEAEITRLEEKLRELGAQHPNVAVRADTATARAALAEIRAEIAAIGGRKTVTVEVDGAFGAKLRAVVAEAQASIPDINVDADTSPARAEIQGLRARLEALSDARVGIDIDAGEALAEITAIQTRLGVLSMQRTDIDVSVDAAAAIAQLQALRAMADDTKIFHIKALADTSGASSALMSLGIQIVALAAIPVAPALLAGLGSIAAMATAAGAGVGALALAAIPAIKGVTTAITAKKAAEDEANKATDNGAKRAVQATQRALQMAGAQATLSAAHRNAARAAEQASRQIADAERAVGDAVQRAADQRRQSADTIARAQDALTAAHRKVRDAQASLTDANVSARQAEQDLTQARRDAAQQLKDLQDRLTDGALDQREATLRVQQAQQDLNETLASAEVGTATQLQVEAAQLAYDRAKQQAREQKQDYADLQKDAAKQTKAGVEGSDLVTAAHKRVADAQKGVKDQIESVADAQKDVRDQAMAVADAQSDAARAQSRAAQDVVDAQRGVSDAMTASADAQVSAAESIASAERGVESARLSGIDTTASAITKTDEYSEALAKLSAPQRDLFDAIAGPKGLKQAFDDWQKSLQPEVLPLFTNGVNGMKNSLPGLTPLVIGAAAGIQTLMEKASAQMKTPFWEGFKADLKERVEPAVVGFGTAFGNVIKGIAGVIDAFLPHMDGIVTKSDSITGRFAKWGTSLKGSPDFEKFLAYVKETSPGLASFIGDVLRSVLDLAKAIAPLSQTMFAVMKPILDGISWIAVHCPEAVQALWLMWTAVKAIKLMMVAFGVVMVAYKSAVILITLLTQGWAAAMWEANLAFEANPIVAIVTIILVAIGLLVAGVIYAYKHWDWFRIAVDTTFSAIATAATWLWSTILQPTFSAIWTALKAVGDVAMWIWTNGIKPAFDFIAEATQLLFTALVTALLLPAYLAFQVLGGIAKWLWEKAIKPAFDSIGEAATWLWDEAISPAFGFIGEKAKWLYDKAIKPAMKDAGDKIDAFGEVVDWLWKKVIKPVFDFIGEKAVWLYDKAIKPPMDNIKAAMKLVALAFKSAKDDIKTQWDKLKEIAKAPVKFIIDHVYNKGIVPLWNGVAGITGAGKLHKMDLKGFHTGGIMSGYSPGRDDRVIAVGGGEAVMRPEWTRAVGADKINQWNAAARSGGISGVQRAISDGMPAFKDGGVVGWVKNKAGKVGDFVSDVADYANPGKLFDKAKGFITGQLKALLTNPWAKSVAKMPGQMLNSLKAKALSLFDFGGGGGGGGGSWIKPVNAPYGTRFGKAGLMWSSGRHTGLDFPAAVGTAIKAVADGTVSQSTSGGPYGIHGMISHGGNLSSMYAHMSKILMRAGQHVKQGQVIGRVGATGNVTGPHLHLEARLGGHTVDPMPYLTSSGPGGNGVSGVQRWRGVVNQALRLTGNPSSYANVTLARMNQESGGNPRAVNNWDSNARAGYPSTGLMQVIRPTFQQYAGSMSKKGPFLNGVSVDPLANVYSSMRYAKAAYGNLGKAYGKIGGYANGGFPPVGEWSVVGENGPELAFGLTPTQVISNHDSRNLFREAASQKGGAVTVPNITVESHTYLDGREVGGIIDTRIELYDADTGRALQAGRVL; encoded by the coding sequence ATGCCGGATCTTGACATTGTGGGCGGTGCGGCGGTCGACGTCGTACCGGTCATCCCCCAGTTCCACACCAAGCTCAAAGCCCTCGTCCTCCCCATCGCTGACAAGGTCGGCGAAGAGGCCGGCAAGCGCATGGGGGAGGCGATCTCGAAGAACATCGTGATTGCCATCCCGGACGCCATCAATCAGGGCGGGAAGCTGGGCGTCCGCGCGGCTGGCAAGCAGGGTGACGACGCGGGTGGAGCGTTCGCGCGCTCCATCCGCCGCAAGCTCCAGGCTGCGTTCAAGGCCATGCCGAAGCTGGACATCAGGCTGGGCGACACGGGTGTTGATGCCGAACTCGCCCGCATCCGGGCCAAGCTGGAGCAGCTGAGTAGCAAACGGATCGGCATCGACGTCAGCGCGGAGGCCGCGGAAGCGGAGATCACGCGCCTGGAGGAGAAGCTCCGGGAGCTGGGCGCACAGCATCCGAACGTCGCTGTTCGCGCCGACACCGCCACTGCCCGCGCCGCACTTGCGGAGATCCGGGCGGAGATCGCGGCAATCGGCGGTCGAAAGACCGTCACGGTAGAAGTCGACGGCGCGTTTGGTGCCAAGCTCCGCGCAGTCGTGGCGGAGGCGCAGGCGTCCATCCCAGACATCAACGTCGACGCCGACACCTCGCCGGCACGCGCTGAGATTCAGGGTCTGCGGGCTCGGCTGGAGGCGCTCTCAGACGCTCGCGTTGGAATCGACATCGACGCCGGGGAAGCTCTGGCGGAGATCACCGCGATCCAAACGCGTCTCGGAGTCCTCAGCATGCAGCGCACTGACATTGACGTCAGTGTGGACGCTGCTGCCGCCATTGCACAGCTCCAGGCGCTCCGCGCGATGGCGGACGATACCAAGATCTTCCACATCAAGGCACTGGCGGACACCTCCGGGGCGTCTAGTGCCCTGATGTCTCTCGGCATTCAGATTGTGGCGCTGGCCGCAATTCCTGTAGCTCCCGCGCTTCTCGCTGGTCTCGGCTCCATCGCTGCGATGGCGACGGCTGCGGGTGCTGGCGTGGGCGCTCTCGCCCTGGCGGCCATTCCCGCCATCAAGGGTGTGACCACCGCCATCACGGCGAAGAAGGCCGCGGAGGACGAGGCCAACAAGGCGACGGACAACGGCGCCAAGCGTGCAGTCCAGGCAACACAGCGCGCCCTGCAAATGGCTGGCGCTCAGGCGACCCTGTCGGCCGCACACCGCAACGCAGCACGCGCCGCGGAGCAGGCTAGCCGACAGATAGCCGACGCCGAACGGGCTGTAGGTGACGCCGTGCAGCGTGCCGCGGATCAGCGTCGGCAGTCTGCGGACACCATCGCTCGCGCGCAGGACGCTCTGACTGCTGCCCACCGAAAGGTGCGTGACGCACAGGCATCTCTGACCGACGCCAACGTCAGCGCGCGCCAGGCGGAGCAGGATCTCACGCAGGCCCGTCGCGACGCCGCACAGCAGCTCAAGGACTTGCAGGACCGGCTGACCGACGGCGCCCTGGACCAGCGGGAAGCAACTCTCCGCGTCCAGCAGGCGCAGCAGGATCTGAACGAGACCCTGGCGTCGGCTGAGGTCGGCACGGCCACTCAGCTCCAGGTTGAGGCGGCGCAGCTGGCCTACGACCGGGCGAAGCAGCAGGCCAGGGAGCAGAAGCAGGACTACGCCGACCTGCAGAAGGACGCAGCGAAGCAGACCAAAGCCGGCGTCGAAGGATCCGACCTCGTCACCGCCGCACACAAGCGCGTGGCCGATGCTCAGAAGGGCGTCAAGGATCAGATCGAGTCGGTAGCCGACGCACAGAAGGACGTCCGCGACCAGGCGATGGCCGTAGCCGACGCTCAGTCGGACGCCGCCCGCGCGCAGAGTCGCGCAGCTCAGGACGTCGTCGACGCTCAGCGGGGTGTCTCTGATGCTATGACGGCGTCGGCCGACGCTCAGGTGTCCGCGGCTGAGAGCATCGCCTCCGCGGAACGGGGAGTTGAGTCCGCTCGTCTCTCCGGCATCGACACCACCGCCTCCGCGATCACGAAGACTGATGAGTACAGCGAGGCACTCGCGAAGCTGAGCGCCCCACAGCGGGATCTCTTCGACGCCATCGCCGGTCCGAAGGGCCTGAAGCAGGCATTCGACGACTGGCAGAAGTCTCTACAGCCGGAAGTCCTCCCGCTCTTCACCAACGGCGTGAACGGTATGAAGAACTCCCTTCCTGGTCTGACACCGCTTGTGATCGGGGCGGCAGCCGGAATTCAGACGCTGATGGAGAAGGCATCGGCACAGATGAAGACGCCGTTTTGGGAAGGCTTCAAGGCTGACCTGAAAGAGCGCGTCGAACCGGCAGTAGTCGGCTTCGGAACGGCCTTCGGGAACGTCATCAAGGGCATTGCGGGTGTGATCGACGCCTTCCTTCCGCACATGGACGGAATCGTCACGAAGTCGGACAGCATCACGGGCCGATTCGCCAAGTGGGGGACGAGCCTGAAGGGCAGTCCCGACTTTGAGAAGTTCCTGGCGTACGTCAAGGAGACCTCCCCCGGACTGGCGTCCTTTATCGGTGACGTCCTGCGTTCTGTGCTGGATCTAGCTAAGGCCATTGCGCCGCTGTCTCAGACCATGTTCGCCGTAATGAAGCCTATTCTCGACGGAATTTCATGGATAGCCGTCCACTGTCCCGAGGCCGTACAGGCGTTGTGGCTGATGTGGACCGCCGTAAAGGCCATCAAATTGATGATGGTCGCCTTCGGCGTCGTCATGGTGGCGTACAAGTCCGCCGTCATCCTGATAACTCTGCTCACGCAGGGGTGGGCCGCTGCGATGTGGGAGGCCAACCTCGCGTTTGAGGCCAACCCCATTGTCGCGATCGTGACGATTATCCTCGTCGCGATTGGGCTGTTGGTGGCCGGCGTCATCTACGCCTATAAGCACTGGGATTGGTTCCGCATAGCGGTCGACACCACGTTCAGCGCCATCGCAACTGCTGCAACCTGGCTGTGGAGCACCATCCTGCAGCCCACGTTCTCCGCCATCTGGACGGCTCTCAAGGCGGTTGGTGACGTGGCGATGTGGATCTGGACGAACGGCATCAAGCCGGCGTTCGACTTCATCGCGGAGGCAACACAGCTGCTGTTCACCGCACTGGTCACAGCTCTTTTGCTCCCCGCCTACCTGGCGTTCCAGGTACTGGGAGGAATCGCTAAGTGGCTGTGGGAGAAGGCGATCAAGCCCGCCTTCGACTCAATCGGCGAGGCCGCAACGTGGCTGTGGGATGAGGCCATCAGTCCCGCGTTCGGCTTCATCGGCGAAAAGGCCAAGTGGCTGTACGACAAGGCCATCAAGCCTGCCATGAAGGACGCCGGGGACAAGATCGACGCTTTCGGCGAAGTGGTCGACTGGCTGTGGAAGAAGGTCATCAAGCCCGTCTTCGACTTCATCGGGGAAAAGGCTGTCTGGCTGTACGACAAGGCCATTAAGCCTCCGATGGACAACATCAAGGCTGCCATGAAACTCGTTGCGCTGGCGTTCAAGAGCGCCAAGGACGACATCAAAACGCAGTGGGACAAACTGAAGGAAATCGCTAAGGCACCCGTCAAGTTCATCATCGATCACGTCTACAACAAGGGCATCGTCCCGTTGTGGAACGGCGTCGCTGGGATCACGGGCGCGGGCAAGTTGCATAAGATGGACCTGAAGGGGTTCCACACTGGCGGCATCATGTCCGGCTATTCCCCGGGCCGTGACGATCGCGTCATCGCGGTTGGTGGCGGTGAGGCCGTCATGCGCCCCGAGTGGACGCGTGCAGTTGGCGCAGACAAGATCAATCAGTGGAATGCTGCTGCCCGTTCAGGCGGCATCAGTGGCGTTCAGCGTGCGATCTCCGACGGAATGCCGGCGTTCAAGGATGGCGGAGTTGTCGGCTGGGTGAAGAACAAGGCTGGCAAGGTCGGGGACTTCGTCTCTGACGTCGCCGACTATGCCAATCCTGGGAAACTGTTTGACAAGGCGAAGGGCTTCATCACGGGCCAGCTCAAGGCGCTTCTAACGAATCCTTGGGCGAAGTCCGTTGCCAAGATGCCCGGTCAGATGCTCAACAGCCTGAAGGCCAAGGCGCTGAGCCTCTTCGACTTCGGAGGCGGTGGCGGTGGCGGAGGCGGCTCCTGGATCAAGCCGGTAAACGCTCCCTACGGGACGCGATTCGGCAAGGCCGGCCTGATGTGGTCTAGCGGCCGGCACACCGGGCTCGACTTCCCGGCAGCCGTCGGAACAGCGATCAAGGCCGTTGCTGACGGCACCGTGTCGCAGTCGACGAGTGGTGGCCCTTACGGCATCCACGGCATGATCAGCCACGGTGGCAACCTGTCGTCGATGTATGCGCACATGAGCAAGATCCTCATGCGTGCGGGCCAGCACGTGAAGCAGGGTCAGGTGATCGGCCGTGTGGGTGCGACCGGCAACGTCACTGGTCCACACCTCCACCTGGAAGCACGCCTGGGCGGCCACACTGTCGATCCAATGCCCTACCTCACCAGTAGCGGTCCGGGCGGCAACGGCGTTTCCGGTGTGCAGCGTTGGCGCGGAGTGGTCAATCAGGCTCTGCGTCTGACGGGCAACCCCTCGTCGTACGCGAACGTAACGCTGGCGCGCATGAACCAGGAGTCGGGCGGCAACCCTCGCGCAGTCAACAACTGGGACAGCAACGCCCGCGCCGGCTACCCGTCGACGGGACTCATGCAGGTCATCCGGCCGACGTTCCAGCAGTACGCGGGATCCATGAGCAAGAAGGGGCCGTTCCTCAACGGAGTCTCCGTCGACCCCCTGGCGAACGTCTACTCCTCCATGCGCTACGCGAAGGCTGCTTACGGCAACCTGGGCAAGGCGTACGGGAAGATCGGCGGCTACGCCAACGGCGGGTTCCCGCCCGTTGGTGAGTGGTCGGTCGTCGGCGAGAACGGTCCGGAGCTGGCGTTCGGCCTCACTCCGACGCAGGTGATCAGCAACCACGACAGCCGGAATCTTTTCCGTGAGGCTGCCAGCCAGAAGGGCGGAGCGGTCACGGTGCCCAACATCACCGTGGAGTCGCATACCTACCTGGACGGCCGCGAAGTGGGCGGCATCATCGACACCCGCATTGAGCTGTACGACGCCGACACAGGCCGTGCGCTCCAGGCGGGTCGCGTTCTCTAA
- a CDS encoding carbohydrate binding domain-containing protein, producing MSVAANLLPPNTSGIETDTSGWTAGANTTLSKSSRFYVGAASLGMTASAAGTVTATTSARVAVTTGREYMAYAYFANVAVAAGRTATVRVDWYAAVSGGTAVSSTTATAVTLPSTTAWMTPPPMLLSMAPAGAPFASVTLTITGLTLGATVVVDVISFGVPATITGNLLPYAVQGCELDVSGWRTYGTALASSESALSYEGWRSLKVGSSAVGSARVGTDVVQPVTPGVEYHAYAWAYAPEASAAQVTAIRWYAADGTYTETAASWVLPAAQWTRCAVIGTAPVGAVNCRIMLDSAFSSTSQVWRYDQMALRVAPKAAGELLPYNVAGMEVDASGWTAVSGCTISRSTDYAYESIASLQVIPTAGIAADTTVELAIKVPITPRQGYQATPRVRLGPSTERRYLVTRYTWCDAADTILQWTDLQWVLNPTPTGGWYTPQTSTVAPTGAASLSVSFRIVSPEIAESIYIDDVSIVPGGLAVVADVVPERFGASIFVQGLTTGGYTYWGLWRMGEDGSMTAVRGPVGDLSQVSITGDTAVAEDYEAPLGTTVTYYLKVWTTPTSYRATGSPPIVIPEPPPTEIVLKDPGLPARQTTAVVAAGGQPQWTRKARQGVNAVRGRARPIIISDVRTSREGTMTLVTETAQDLADMWWLLETGNTLLVQWPHLWGETDAYVQIGDVTEAPIVDYAEYSDRTWTIPLVEVDRPFGGSVGSAGRTWQTVNDNNADWMAVMFAATSWLDVYTGVNGG from the coding sequence ATGAGCGTTGCAGCGAATCTCCTGCCACCAAACACGTCAGGCATCGAGACCGACACGAGCGGCTGGACGGCGGGAGCGAACACCACGCTGTCGAAATCCAGCCGCTTCTACGTGGGCGCCGCATCTCTCGGGATGACGGCGTCCGCTGCCGGCACTGTCACAGCCACGACGTCCGCGCGCGTGGCTGTGACGACTGGACGCGAGTACATGGCGTACGCCTATTTCGCGAATGTCGCTGTCGCCGCAGGGCGGACGGCGACTGTACGCGTCGACTGGTATGCAGCCGTGTCCGGAGGGACGGCAGTCAGCTCCACCACGGCAACGGCCGTGACGCTGCCGTCCACCACTGCATGGATGACTCCACCTCCGATGCTGCTGTCCATGGCGCCAGCGGGGGCGCCGTTCGCGTCCGTCACCCTCACAATCACCGGACTGACGCTGGGCGCCACGGTGGTAGTAGACGTGATCAGTTTCGGGGTACCCGCCACCATCACGGGCAACCTGCTCCCATACGCGGTGCAGGGCTGTGAGCTGGACGTCAGTGGGTGGCGCACCTACGGCACGGCGCTGGCGTCGTCGGAGTCCGCCCTGTCGTACGAGGGGTGGCGCTCACTGAAAGTGGGCAGCTCCGCGGTTGGGTCAGCCCGTGTGGGGACTGACGTGGTGCAGCCAGTGACCCCCGGCGTTGAGTATCACGCCTATGCGTGGGCGTACGCGCCGGAGGCCAGCGCGGCACAGGTCACGGCGATTCGCTGGTATGCCGCCGATGGCACCTACACCGAGACAGCTGCATCGTGGGTCCTGCCCGCAGCTCAGTGGACACGGTGCGCGGTCATCGGCACCGCTCCAGTTGGAGCCGTCAACTGTCGCATCATGTTGGACAGTGCATTCAGCTCCACGTCGCAAGTATGGCGCTACGACCAAATGGCGCTCCGAGTAGCGCCGAAGGCCGCTGGGGAGTTGCTCCCGTACAACGTGGCGGGCATGGAGGTGGACGCCAGCGGATGGACGGCCGTCAGCGGCTGCACGATCAGCCGGTCCACGGACTACGCCTATGAGAGCATCGCGTCTCTGCAGGTCATCCCGACAGCTGGCATCGCTGCTGACACTACGGTGGAACTGGCCATCAAAGTTCCAATCACCCCACGGCAGGGGTATCAGGCGACCCCACGGGTGCGGCTGGGGCCCAGCACCGAGCGTCGTTACCTCGTCACTCGCTACACATGGTGCGACGCCGCAGACACGATCCTCCAGTGGACTGATCTGCAGTGGGTGCTGAATCCAACGCCTACCGGCGGTTGGTACACCCCCCAGACGAGCACGGTTGCCCCCACCGGAGCTGCCTCGCTGTCCGTGAGTTTCCGAATCGTGTCACCTGAGATTGCTGAATCGATCTACATCGACGACGTATCAATCGTGCCTGGCGGCCTAGCGGTGGTGGCTGATGTTGTACCGGAACGGTTCGGCGCCTCGATTTTCGTGCAGGGACTCACCACGGGTGGCTACACCTACTGGGGTCTGTGGCGGATGGGGGAGGACGGCTCCATGACAGCCGTTCGCGGGCCCGTGGGTGATCTGTCGCAAGTCTCGATCACTGGCGACACGGCTGTTGCTGAAGACTACGAGGCGCCGCTAGGGACCACGGTCACCTACTACCTGAAGGTGTGGACAACGCCGACGTCCTACCGGGCGACCGGATCCCCGCCCATTGTTATCCCCGAGCCGCCACCCACAGAGATCGTCCTGAAAGATCCCGGGCTCCCGGCAAGGCAAACGACAGCGGTAGTCGCTGCCGGCGGACAGCCGCAGTGGACGCGGAAAGCACGCCAGGGCGTCAATGCGGTCCGCGGACGCGCACGACCGATCATCATCTCCGACGTGCGTACATCGCGCGAGGGGACGATGACGCTCGTCACCGAGACCGCTCAGGATCTGGCGGACATGTGGTGGCTGCTGGAAACCGGAAACACGCTGCTCGTCCAGTGGCCGCACCTCTGGGGTGAGACTGACGCCTACGTCCAGATCGGCGACGTCACCGAGGCGCCCATCGTGGACTACGCGGAGTACAGCGATCGCACATGGACGATCCCGCTCGTCGAGGTGGATCGCCCCTTCGGTGGCTCCGTCGGTAGCGCCGGCCGCACGTGGCAAACCGTGAACGACAACAACGCCGACTGGATGGCAGTCATGTTCGCCGCTACCTCGTGGCTGGACGTCTACACCGGAGTGAATGGGGGATAG